A window from Musa acuminata AAA Group cultivar baxijiao chromosome BXJ3-10, Cavendish_Baxijiao_AAA, whole genome shotgun sequence encodes these proteins:
- the LOC135651456 gene encoding uncharacterized protein LOC135651456, protein MATSSFVSPVCSLGSRLLVKTSLHQKKRSRLVVSARKEDGGGQHYGGRLVDENMATLRRRIHEMKVAENNYEAPREWMEWERRYHARYGSDVSELMGVLQVFLLNARPGVGLAAMAMLALSMPASVILILMSRSF, encoded by the coding sequence ATGGCAACCTCTTCTTTCGTCTCCCCAGTTTGCTCCTTGGGTTCTCGTCTCCTCGTGAAAACGAGCCTGCACCAGAAGAAGAGATCAAGGCTCGTGGTTTCTGCTCGGAAGGAGGACGGCGGCGGCCAGCACTATGGTGGCAGGCTTGTGGACGAGAACATGGCCACGCTTCGGAGGCGGATCCATGAGATGAAGGTGGCGGAGAACAACTACGAAGCCCCGAGGGAATGGATGGAGTGGGAGAGGCGATACCACGCGAGATACGGATCGGATGTGTCAGAGCTGATGGGGGTTTTGCAGGTCTTCCTGCTGAACGCACGCCCTGGTGTGGGCTTGGCCGCCATGGCGATGCTTGCGCTGAGTATGCCGGCATCGGTGATCTTGATACTAATGTCTCGATCGTTCTAG
- the LOC103968735 gene encoding uncharacterized protein LOC103968735 isoform X2 has product MDLGAGAGGGGRGGGGAVVLLFIASAAFVVVSEAAPAAFGGGTAGESIPGGENLPTWEKGLLKLTSIASGPVATAPDARFPLVLAAKRTKRPDVLNKFRMYRGGWDITNKHYWASVAFTGAAGFLLALLWLVSFGLALAIRLCCGWGPQIKHEGSFCKQRVCLMLLFVFTCVASTGCILLSVEQAEFHDEVMDTLSFVVNQSDFTVQILRNVTDFLSSAKTVNVEEVYLPPDAQNEIDKLNTNLDDAANALSEKTDQNSGKIKGGIDFVHCTLIGVACLMLLLATLGFVFSICGYRHTIYIFIMSGWLLVAFTFVLCGTFVMLHNATVDTCTAMGEWVRYPYAETALSNVLPCVDEQTTNHTLYQSKVVVYQLVNIVNTAISSSVNSDTSSRLKKTYSYNQSGPMVPYLCSPYDFHLQNRQCNPDEASVANASLVWENYTCKVADSGSCVSRGRLTPGIYDQLAMAVNVSYALYHYTPFLLSLQDCKTSTHLNRSPFVPYLVDRQRKPPPQGRRCLCCRLKLRFFFFFFFQIAVS; this is encoded by the exons ATGGACCTTGGCGCCGGGGCTGGTGGCGGCGGCCGAGGCGGAGGTGGAGCTGTCGTCCTGTTGTTCATCGCCTCCGCCGCTTTCGTTGTTGTCTCCGAGGCGGCGCCGGCCGCGTTTGGAGGAGGGACCGCCGGAGAATCCATCCCAG GGGGAGAGAACTTGCCGACATGGGAGAAGGGTCTGTTGAAGCTGACGTCGATCGCGTCGGGGCCTGTCGCCACGGCTCCCGACGCGAGGTTTCCGTTGGTCTTAGCGGCCAAGAGGACGAAGAGGCCGGACGTTCTTAACAAGTTCAGGATGTATCGAGGGGGCTGGGACATTACCAACAAGCATTACTGGGCG TCTGTTGCTTTTACAGGAGCTGCTGGGTTTCTCCTTGCACTACTGTGGTTGGTTTCCTTTGGACTGGCTTTAGCTATACGTCTCTGCTGTGGATGGGGACCACAAATCAAACATGAAGGCTCTTTCTGCAAACAACGTGTTTGTCTTATGTTGCTGTTTGTCTTCACTTGTGTTGCGTC GACTGGATGCATTCTGCTTTCTGTGGAACAGGCTGAATTTCATGACGAAGTGATGGATACCTTGAGTTTTGTAGTCAACCAATCAGATTTTACAGTTCAGATTCTAAGGAATGTCACCGACTTTCTATCCTCTGCAAAGACTGTCAATGTTGAAGAGGTCTATCTTCCACCAGATGCTCAGAATGAAATTGACAAGTTGAATACAAATTTAGATGATGCAGCTAATGCTCTTTCAGAGAAAACAGATCAAAATTCTGGCAAAATTAAAGGAGGCATTGATTTTGT GCATTGCACATTGATCGGTGTAGCCTGTTTGATGCTTTTGCTGGCCACACTTGGTTTTG TGTTTTCAATATGTGGGTACAGACACACGATTTACAT ATTCATAATGAGTGGTTGGCTACTTGTGGCATTTACCTTTGTTCTCTGTGGAACTTTTGTGATGCTTCACAA TGCTACAGTTGATACTTGTACAGCTATGGGTGAATGGGTTCGTTATCCTTATGCCGAGACAGCCCTGAGCAATGTTCTCCCATGTGTCGATGAGCAGACCACAAATCACACTCTGTACCAAAGTAAAGTAGTAGTCTACCAGCTTGTAAACATAGTCAACACAGCAATATCTTCATCTGTGAATTCAGATACCTCGTCTCGGTTGAAGAAAACTTATTCGTACAACCAGTCTGGGCCCATGGTTCCTTATCTCTGTTCTCCCTATGATTTCCACCTGCAAAATCGACAGTGCAACCCTGACGAGGCGTCGGTTGCTAATGCATCACTG GTATGGGAGAATTACACATGCAAGGTGGCTGATTCAGGTTCATGTGTCAGTCGTGGAAGGCTTACCCCTGGCATTTACGATCAGCTGGCCATGGCTGTAAACGTGAGCTATGCCCTCTACCACTACACACCATTCCTACTCAGTCTTCAGGACTGCAA GACTAGCACTCATCTCAATCGGAGTCCTTTTGTGCCTTATCTTGTGGATCGTCAACGCAAACCGCCCCCACAAGGGAGGAGGTGTTTGTGCTGCCGTCTGaagttaagatttttttttttttttttttttcagatagcAGTATCTTAA
- the LOC103968735 gene encoding uncharacterized protein LOC103968735 isoform X1: MDLGAGAGGGGRGGGGAVVLLFIASAAFVVVSEAAPAAFGGGTAGESIPGGENLPTWEKGLLKLTSIASGPVATAPDARFPLVLAAKRTKRPDVLNKFRMYRGGWDITNKHYWASVAFTGAAGFLLALLWLVSFGLALAIRLCCGWGPQIKHEGSFCKQRVCLMLLFVFTCVASTGCILLSVEQAEFHDEVMDTLSFVVNQSDFTVQILRNVTDFLSSAKTVNVEEVYLPPDAQNEIDKLNTNLDDAANALSEKTDQNSGKIKGGIDFVHCTLIGVACLMLLLATLGFVFSICGYRHTIYIFIMSGWLLVAFTFVLCGTFVMLHNATVDTCTAMGEWVRYPYAETALSNVLPCVDEQTTNHTLYQSKVVVYQLVNIVNTAISSSVNSDTSSRLKKTYSYNQSGPMVPYLCSPYDFHLQNRQCNPDEASVANASLVWENYTCKVADSGSCVSRGRLTPGIYDQLAMAVNVSYALYHYTPFLLSLQDCKFVRETFNTITTLYCPRLENNLRMVNAGLALISIGVLLCLILWIVNANRPHKGGGVCAAV, translated from the exons ATGGACCTTGGCGCCGGGGCTGGTGGCGGCGGCCGAGGCGGAGGTGGAGCTGTCGTCCTGTTGTTCATCGCCTCCGCCGCTTTCGTTGTTGTCTCCGAGGCGGCGCCGGCCGCGTTTGGAGGAGGGACCGCCGGAGAATCCATCCCAG GGGGAGAGAACTTGCCGACATGGGAGAAGGGTCTGTTGAAGCTGACGTCGATCGCGTCGGGGCCTGTCGCCACGGCTCCCGACGCGAGGTTTCCGTTGGTCTTAGCGGCCAAGAGGACGAAGAGGCCGGACGTTCTTAACAAGTTCAGGATGTATCGAGGGGGCTGGGACATTACCAACAAGCATTACTGGGCG TCTGTTGCTTTTACAGGAGCTGCTGGGTTTCTCCTTGCACTACTGTGGTTGGTTTCCTTTGGACTGGCTTTAGCTATACGTCTCTGCTGTGGATGGGGACCACAAATCAAACATGAAGGCTCTTTCTGCAAACAACGTGTTTGTCTTATGTTGCTGTTTGTCTTCACTTGTGTTGCGTC GACTGGATGCATTCTGCTTTCTGTGGAACAGGCTGAATTTCATGACGAAGTGATGGATACCTTGAGTTTTGTAGTCAACCAATCAGATTTTACAGTTCAGATTCTAAGGAATGTCACCGACTTTCTATCCTCTGCAAAGACTGTCAATGTTGAAGAGGTCTATCTTCCACCAGATGCTCAGAATGAAATTGACAAGTTGAATACAAATTTAGATGATGCAGCTAATGCTCTTTCAGAGAAAACAGATCAAAATTCTGGCAAAATTAAAGGAGGCATTGATTTTGT GCATTGCACATTGATCGGTGTAGCCTGTTTGATGCTTTTGCTGGCCACACTTGGTTTTG TGTTTTCAATATGTGGGTACAGACACACGATTTACAT ATTCATAATGAGTGGTTGGCTACTTGTGGCATTTACCTTTGTTCTCTGTGGAACTTTTGTGATGCTTCACAA TGCTACAGTTGATACTTGTACAGCTATGGGTGAATGGGTTCGTTATCCTTATGCCGAGACAGCCCTGAGCAATGTTCTCCCATGTGTCGATGAGCAGACCACAAATCACACTCTGTACCAAAGTAAAGTAGTAGTCTACCAGCTTGTAAACATAGTCAACACAGCAATATCTTCATCTGTGAATTCAGATACCTCGTCTCGGTTGAAGAAAACTTATTCGTACAACCAGTCTGGGCCCATGGTTCCTTATCTCTGTTCTCCCTATGATTTCCACCTGCAAAATCGACAGTGCAACCCTGACGAGGCGTCGGTTGCTAATGCATCACTG GTATGGGAGAATTACACATGCAAGGTGGCTGATTCAGGTTCATGTGTCAGTCGTGGAAGGCTTACCCCTGGCATTTACGATCAGCTGGCCATGGCTGTAAACGTGAGCTATGCCCTCTACCACTACACACCATTCCTACTCAGTCTTCAGGACTGCAAGTTTGTACGAGAGACCTTCAACACTATCACCACTCTCTACTGTCCTCGACTGGAAAATAACCTTCGGATGGTCAATGCAGGACTAGCACTCATCTCAATCGGAGTCCTTTTGTGCCTTATCTTGTGGATCGTCAACGCAAACCGCCCCCACAAGGGAGGAGGTGTTTGTGCTGCCGTCTGa
- the LOC135650503 gene encoding uncharacterized protein LOC135650503: MGNTACAPYAAGSGGSIKVISSDGKFEEYVHSVRAAELMVENPGEFVCDADHLSVGCRILGLVADEELERRRLYFLLPMDLLFSVLTEEEMAALSCRASTATKKRGVAKNFGRRILPVLSAEAKRASETTSSVKRMSTQRSWKPALDTIEEVP; encoded by the coding sequence ATGGGGAACACTGCATGCGCGCCATACGCTGCTGGCTCAGGTGGATCCATAAAGGTGATCAGCAGCGACGGCAAGTTCGAAGAGTACGTGCACTCGGTGAGGGCGGCGGAGCTGATGGTGGAGAACCCGGGAGAGTTCGTGTGCGACGCCGACCACCTCAGCGTGGGGTGCCGGATCCTGGGACTGGTGGCCGACGAGGAGCTCGAGAGACGCCGGCTCTACTTCCTGCTCCCGATGGACTTGCTCTTCTCGGTGCTCACCGAGGAGGAGATGGCAGCTCTTTCGTGCAGGGCCTCTACCGCGACGAAGAAGAGAGGGGTGGCCAAGAACTTTGGGAGGAGGATTCTCCCCGTCCTCAGTGCAGAAGCCAAGCGAGCGAGCGAGACCACCAGCAGCGTCAAGAGGATGTCGACGCAGCGGTCATGGAAGCCGGCACTGGACACCATCGAAGAGGTTCCATGA
- the LOC135584443 gene encoding fruit protein pKIWI502-like isoform X2 has protein sequence MATTLAASCSSPPLLRPMSLLPRLRVGLSLPLRRRRALTAVAAAVRQDAATWTQAPLSLVAPASADASLFHVSVDVSYAPDLAVSYTVPGQYLQLRVPASDKPSFLAIASPPSFASSRGEFQFLVKRVPGSTADLLCGLGRGDVVELSAVMGKGFQVERISPPDAFPAVLIFATGSGISPIRSLIESGFNANERSDVRLYYGARNLQRMAYQDRFKDWESTGVRVIPVLSQPDEKWSGERGYVQAAFSRTKEILNPLLTGAVLCGHKQMAEEVTSELVADGVSKEKILMNF, from the exons ATGGCAACTACGCTCGCCGCCTCGTGTTCCTCGCCCCCTCTACTCCGCCCCATGTCTCTCCTCCCCCGCCTCCGGGTCGGCCTCTCCCttcccctccgccgccgccgcgcgctcaccgccgtcgccgccgccgtccGGCAGGACGCCGCCACCTGGACCCAGGCCCCTCTCAGCCTCGTCGCCCCCGCCTCTGCCGACGCCTCTCTATTCCACGTCTCCGTCGACGTCTCCTACGCCCCCGACCTCGCCGTCTCCTACACCGTCCCCGGCCAGTACCTCCAGCTCCGCGTCCCCGCCTCCGACAAGCCCTCCTTCCTCGCCATCGCCTCGCCGCCCTCCTTCGCCAGCTCCCGTGGCGAGTTCCAGTTCCTCGTCAAGAGGGTCCCTGGCTCCACCGCCGACCTTCTTTGTGGGCTCGGACGGGGGGATGTCGTCGAGCTGAGTGCAGTCATGGGGAAAGGATTCCAGGTCGAGCGGATCTCGCCCCCCGACGCCTTCCCCGCCGTCCTTATCTTCGCCACCGGATCCGGAATCAG TCCCATTCGTTCGCTAATTGAATCAGGTTTCAATGCAAATGAAAGATCTGATGTGAGACTTTACTACGGAGCTAGAAACCTTCAGAGAATGGCATATCAG GATCGGTTCAAGGACTGGGAATCTACTGGAGTTAGAGTCATACCTGTTTTATCACAacctgatgaaaaatggagtggtGAACGAGGCTATGTACAG GCTGCATTTTCAAGAACTAAGGAGATTCTAAATCCTTTATTGACTGGTGCTGTGCTTTGTGGGCACAAACAAATGGCTGAG GAAGTGACATCTGAGCTTGTGGCTGACGGCGtatcaaaagagaagatcttaatgAATTTCTAA
- the LOC135584443 gene encoding fruit protein pKIWI502-like isoform X3, translating into MATTLAASCSSPPLLRPMSLLPRLRVGLSLPLRRRRALTAVAAAVRQDAATWTQAPLSLVAPASADASLFHVSVDVSYAPDLAVSYTVPGQYLQLRVPASDKPSFLAIASPPSFASSRGEFQFLVKRVPGSTADLLCGLGRGDVVELSAVMGKGFQVERISPPDAFPAVLIFATGSGISPIRSLIESGFNANERSDVRLYYGARNLQRMAYQDRFKDWESTGVRVIPVLSQPDEKWSGERGYVQAAFSRTKEILNPLLTGAVLCGHKQMAEIATLKGKKKEKKLAFTDNKL; encoded by the exons ATGGCAACTACGCTCGCCGCCTCGTGTTCCTCGCCCCCTCTACTCCGCCCCATGTCTCTCCTCCCCCGCCTCCGGGTCGGCCTCTCCCttcccctccgccgccgccgcgcgctcaccgccgtcgccgccgccgtccGGCAGGACGCCGCCACCTGGACCCAGGCCCCTCTCAGCCTCGTCGCCCCCGCCTCTGCCGACGCCTCTCTATTCCACGTCTCCGTCGACGTCTCCTACGCCCCCGACCTCGCCGTCTCCTACACCGTCCCCGGCCAGTACCTCCAGCTCCGCGTCCCCGCCTCCGACAAGCCCTCCTTCCTCGCCATCGCCTCGCCGCCCTCCTTCGCCAGCTCCCGTGGCGAGTTCCAGTTCCTCGTCAAGAGGGTCCCTGGCTCCACCGCCGACCTTCTTTGTGGGCTCGGACGGGGGGATGTCGTCGAGCTGAGTGCAGTCATGGGGAAAGGATTCCAGGTCGAGCGGATCTCGCCCCCCGACGCCTTCCCCGCCGTCCTTATCTTCGCCACCGGATCCGGAATCAG TCCCATTCGTTCGCTAATTGAATCAGGTTTCAATGCAAATGAAAGATCTGATGTGAGACTTTACTACGGAGCTAGAAACCTTCAGAGAATGGCATATCAG GATCGGTTCAAGGACTGGGAATCTACTGGAGTTAGAGTCATACCTGTTTTATCACAacctgatgaaaaatggagtggtGAACGAGGCTATGTACAG GCTGCATTTTCAAGAACTAAGGAGATTCTAAATCCTTTATTGACTGGTGCTGTGCTTTGTGGGCACAAACAAATGGCTGAG ATTGCCACTctcaaaggaaagaaaaaagaaaaaaaactggcATTCACGGACAATAAACTTTGA
- the LOC135584443 gene encoding fruit protein pKIWI502-like isoform X1, whose translation MATTLAASCSSPPLLRPMSLLPRLRVGLSLPLRRRRALTAVAAAVRQDAATWTQAPLSLVAPASADASLFHVSVDVSYAPDLAVSYTVPGQYLQLRVPASDKPSFLAIASPPSFASSRGEFQFLVKRVPGSTADLLCGLGRGDVVELSAVMGKGFQVERISPPDAFPAVLIFATGSGISPIRSLIESGFNANERSDVRLYYGARNLQRMAYQDRFKDWESTGVRVIPVLSQPDEKWSGERGYVQAAFSRTKEILNPLLTGAVLCGHKQMAEVSCSVGTKKRVAQCTRLPLFGDVNGCRLTPTIIEAISVLILDTLFHSCHLYPAWLVSVDSSVDHHVQPRKPTPSSLSRMDQDKFKFDGRNNLPDTLTLVINTKTIHFS comes from the exons ATGGCAACTACGCTCGCCGCCTCGTGTTCCTCGCCCCCTCTACTCCGCCCCATGTCTCTCCTCCCCCGCCTCCGGGTCGGCCTCTCCCttcccctccgccgccgccgcgcgctcaccgccgtcgccgccgccgtccGGCAGGACGCCGCCACCTGGACCCAGGCCCCTCTCAGCCTCGTCGCCCCCGCCTCTGCCGACGCCTCTCTATTCCACGTCTCCGTCGACGTCTCCTACGCCCCCGACCTCGCCGTCTCCTACACCGTCCCCGGCCAGTACCTCCAGCTCCGCGTCCCCGCCTCCGACAAGCCCTCCTTCCTCGCCATCGCCTCGCCGCCCTCCTTCGCCAGCTCCCGTGGCGAGTTCCAGTTCCTCGTCAAGAGGGTCCCTGGCTCCACCGCCGACCTTCTTTGTGGGCTCGGACGGGGGGATGTCGTCGAGCTGAGTGCAGTCATGGGGAAAGGATTCCAGGTCGAGCGGATCTCGCCCCCCGACGCCTTCCCCGCCGTCCTTATCTTCGCCACCGGATCCGGAATCAG TCCCATTCGTTCGCTAATTGAATCAGGTTTCAATGCAAATGAAAGATCTGATGTGAGACTTTACTACGGAGCTAGAAACCTTCAGAGAATGGCATATCAG GATCGGTTCAAGGACTGGGAATCTACTGGAGTTAGAGTCATACCTGTTTTATCACAacctgatgaaaaatggagtggtGAACGAGGCTATGTACAG GCTGCATTTTCAAGAACTAAGGAGATTCTAAATCCTTTATTGACTGGTGCTGTGCTTTGTGGGCACAAACAAATGGCTGAG GTTTCCTGTTCTGTCGGTACTAAGAAAAGGGTGGCCCAATGCACAAGGCTCCCACTATTTGGGGACGTCAACGGTTGCCGCCTTACCCCAACAATCATAGAGGCTATTTCCGTACTGATTCTTGATACCTTATTTCATAGCTGTCACTTGTATCCTGCCTGGCTTGTATCAGTGGACTCCTCTGTTGATCACCATGTTCAGCCCCGTAAACCAACTCCCAGTAGTTTGTCAAGGATGGACCAAGACAAATTCAAGTTCGATGGTAGAAACAATCTCCCAGATACCTTAACTCTAGTAATTAACACTAAGACAATTCACTTTTCATGA
- the LOC135650790 gene encoding uncharacterized protein LOC135650790: MAAGAIPATKLAYFDNMWAVQSTATLLSHLQTEDGRRALILDSTIFHPQGGGQPADTGFISGAASGFKFVVEDARLKDGLVYHYGSFENPQDDCVSIAKEGEEVNLYINPQRRDLNSRLHSAGHLLDICIRKVGLSHLEPGKGYHFSDGPFVEYKGIIPPDLLQIKSKELEKEANALILTGGKVSASVLSYNEAAEWCGGVLPSYIPMDSAPRIVKLGDHPGCPCGGTHVADIADIRNLTVTQIRTKKGLTKVFYSISP, encoded by the exons ATGGCGGCGGGAGCGATTCCGGCCACGAAGCTCGCATACTTCGACAACATGTGGGCCGTCCAATCCACCGCCACCCTCCTCTCCCACCTCCAG ACCGAGGACGGCCGCCGAGCGCTGATCTTGGACTCCACCATATTCCATCCCCAGGGCGGGGGCCAGCCGGCTGACACCGGGTTCATCTCAGGCGCCGCCTCCGGCTTCAAGTTCGTCGTGGAGGACGCGAGACTGAAGGATGGCTTG GTTTATCATTATGGTTCTTTTGAGAACCCTCAAGATGATTGTGTATCCATagcaaaagagggagaagaagttaACTTGTATATCAACCCCCAAAGACGTGATCTTAATTCAAG ACTTCATTCAGCAGGGCATTTGCTTGATATATGCATCCGGAAAGTGGGCTTATCTCATTTAGAACCTGGAAAAGGTTACCATTTCTCGGATGG GCCATTTGTTGAATATAAAGGCATTATCCCACCAGATCTGCTGCAAATTAAATCAAAGGAGTTGGAGAAAGAAGCAAATGCTTTGATTTTAACTGGAGGAAAG GTTTCAGCTTCCGTTTTATCTTATAATGAAGCTGCTGAGTGGTGCGGGGGTGTTCTTCCCAGTTACATTCCAATG GATAGTGCTCCACGGATTGTGAAGTTGGGTGACCATCCTGGCTGTCCTTGTGGTGGGACACATGTCGCTGATATTGCCGATATAAGGAACTTGACG GTCACACAGATCCGAACAAAGAAAGGTCTTACCAAAGTTTTCTATAGCATCAGCCCTTGA
- the LOC135650788 gene encoding probable protein phosphatase 2C 40, with protein MLSRIFAESDQQLNINFGYQCSVKQECSSKEFPASRSSFAFLSGAAISANATLANTNIGNGLLGMGILPNLDSPKTFHKVASLTSLSSLDVLSSSSKTNITSSIGSMSSHGDFLDSDVGMFKSMSAPISGGFLNVMEVQMAGGAAGEDRVQAVCSEENGWLFCAIFDGFNGRDAADFLAGTLYENIVLYLNLSDSRIKDNDVKNLGSVYANDFIQHFIEDDNFHKQTHLLANGFNDLGVVHDQEDESLSDSFRCGIVNCLQLALAQAESDFLHMVEREMDDRPDLVSIGSCVLVVFLHGSDLYTLSLGDSRAILATSEQKNIDTKDLEAIQLMECHSVDNEMERMRLLSEHPDDPKTIVHGKVKGKLRLTRAFGVGYLKERKMNDALMGILQVPNLCSPPYISTEPSVSVHRLSEGDRFVILASDGLFDFLSNDEVVKLVSSYILSSPAGDPAKFLVEQLLSKAAKMAGLSLDDLLSIPAGMRRKYHDDVTVMVILLGTDSRTSTASTYL; from the exons ATGCTAAGCAGAATATTTGCTGAATCGGATCAACAACTTAATATTAATTTTGGTTATCAATGCTCTGTTAAACAAGAATGTTCAAGCAAAGAGTTTCCTGCAAGCAGAAGTTCATTTGCTTTCTTATCAGGGGCTGCTATAAGTGCAAATGCAACTTTAGCTAACACCAATATTGGCAATGGTTTACTTGGGATGGGAATTTTGCCTAATTTGGATTCTCCAAAAACATTTCATAAGGTCGCTTCTTTGACATCATTATCGAGTTTGGATGTTTTATCATCTTCTTCAAAGACCAACATAACAAGTTCAATTGGAAGCATGTCTTCACATGGTGATTTCTTAGATTCAGATGTGGGTATGTTCAAATCGATGAGTGCTCCCATAAGTGGAGGCTTCCTGAATGTCATGGAAGTGCAAATGGCAGGTGGAGCTGCTGGTGAAGACAGAGTACAAGCTGTATGTTCGGAGGAAAATGGATGGCTATTTTGTGCAATTTTTGATGGCTTCAATGGGCGCGATGCAGCTGACTTTCTAGCTGGAACTTTATATGAGAATATTGTGTTATATCTAAATCTATCGGACTCAAGAATAAAGGATAATGATGTTAAGAATTTAGGTAGTGTTTATGCAAATGATTTCATCCAGCACTTTATAGAGGATGATAATTTCCATAAACAAACACATCTGTTGGCTAATGGTTTCAATGATCTAGGAGTTGTTCATGACCAAGAGGATGAATCCTTGTCTGATTCGTTTAGATGTGGCATAGTTAATTGCCTTCAACTAGCTCTTGCACAAGCGGAAAGTGATTTCCTGCATATGGTTGAACGAGAAATGGATGACCGACCGGATTTAGTGTCCATTGGATCTTGTGTTCTGGTTGTGTTTCTTCATGGATCAGATTTATATACACTCAGCCTAGGTGATAGTCGTGCTATACTGGCAACATCTGAACAAAAGAACATTGATACCAAGGATTTGGAAGCAATTCAGCTTATGGAATGTCACTCAGTTGATAACGAGATGGAACGTATGCGACTTCTGTCTGAGCACCCTGATGACCCTAAGACGATTGTACATGGCAAGGTGAAGGGAAAACTGAGACTAACTCGTGCATTTGGAGTAGGATATCTAAAAGAG AGAAAGATGAATGATGCTTTGATGGGTATACTTCAAGTTCCAAATCTGTGCAGCCCACCGTATATCTCCACAGAACCATCTGTTAGTGTCCACAGACTGTCAGAAGGTGATCGTTTTGTGATATTAGCTAGTGATGGTCTGTTTGACTTCTTGAGCAACGACGAAGTTGTGAAGCTAGTATCTTCTTACATTTTAAGCTCCCCAGCTGGTGACCCAGCCAAGTTCCTAGTGGAGCAGCTTCTCTCAAAAGCCGCCAAAATGGCAG